The following are encoded together in the Labrus mixtus chromosome 2, fLabMix1.1, whole genome shotgun sequence genome:
- the LOC132954168 gene encoding uncharacterized protein LOC132954168 → MVLGQLQKESLKAKLEKCVFFQQEVGCLGHVISHHGVSTDPKKIEAVANWQRPLHVSELRSFLGFASYYRHFVEGFAKLAGPLHQLVAELSGRKSKKRSAEALGAEWTPQCEESFEALKSKLVLAPVPTFRALSLWRSMLVTVDLELFSHSRQTVG, encoded by the coding sequence ATGGTGCTTGGTCAGCTCCAAAAGGAAAGCCTTAAAGCAAAACTCGAAAAGTGTGTGTTCTTCCAACAGGAGGTTGGTTGCCTGGGGCACGTAATCTCCCACCATGGGGTCTCAACAGACCCCAAGAAGATTGAAGCGGTGGCGAACTGGCAACGTCCCCTGCACGTCTCAGAGCTGCGCTCCTTTTTGGGTTTTGCAAGCTATTATCGCCACTTTGTGGAGGGCTTTGCCAAACTGGCCGGCCCTTTGCATCAGTTGGTGGCTGAGCTGTCAGGTAGAAAGTCTAAGAAGAGGTCGGCTGAGGCTTTGGGCGCTGAATGGACACCTCAGTGTGAGGAAAGCTTCGAGGCCTTGAAGTCGAAGTTGGTTTTAGCCCCTGTGCCGACTTTTCGCGCCCTTTCACTTTGGAGGTCGATGCTAGTCACAGTGGACTTGGAGCTGTTCtctcacagcagacagacagtggGGTAA
- the hmx4 gene encoding H6 family homeobox 4 has product MNEVGPPRRPAASLNFTIDNILNLKTSGRNYDHFQSAAQQDDSTKAMGKQDFYRTHEVKRRQDQGSMLEEFEFNKECSRATETVISHEDPEKATEARFESGDSSCDDSSSNSTATDPSNGCIPFKKSKLLTRKKTRTIFSKRQIFQLESTFDMKRYLTCAERACLANSLQLTETQVKIWFQNRRNKLKRQISTEIDGPLTDFPKTVKSVVVGQLPALYKEGNLLGRCLLPLTLPIVYAGSSTPDLCYSNAHKYFSLYDGDV; this is encoded by the exons ATGAACGAAGTGGGACCACCACGTCGACCCGCCGCCTCTCTTAATTTTACCATTGACAACATCCTCAATCTCAAAACAAGCGGGAGGAACTACGATCACTTTCAATCAGCCGCACAGCAGGATGATTCGACCAAGGCGATGGGAAAACAGGATTTTTACAGGACGCACGAGGTCAAGCGGAGGCAGGACCAGGGCAGCATGCTTGAGGAATTCG AGTTCAACAAAGAGTGCAGCAGAGCAACAGAAACAGTCATCAGCCACGAAGACCCAGAGAAGGCGACGGAGGCGCGCTTCGAGAGCGGGGACAGCAGCTgtgacgacagcagctccaacagcacgGCCACGGACCCCAGTAATGGGTGCATCCCTTTTAAAAAGAGCAAATTGCttacaagaaagaaaacacgCACGATTTTTTCCAAGAGACAGATTTTCCAGTTGGAGTCTACTTTTGATATGAAACGCTACCTGACCTGCGCAGAGCGCGCATGCCTCGCCAATTCCCTCCAGCTCACAGAAACCCAGGTGAAAATATGGTTTCAGAACCGcaggaataaattaaaaaggcaGATCTCGACCGAAATTGACGGACCTCTTACTGATTTTCCCAAAACTGTAAAGTCTGTTGTAGTTGGTCAGCTCCCGGCCTTGTACAAAGAGGGCAACCTGCTGGGGAGATGCCTGCTGCCCTTGACTCTGCCCATTGTTTATGCTGGTAGTAGCACACCTGACCTCTGCTACTCAAACGCCCACAAGTACTTCAGCCTTTATGACGGGGACGTATGA